The segment CTCTTGCACCGCCGTCTCCAGCGACCACGCATCGGGGTTGGCGAGAAGGGCCGCGAGCACCCTTCTGTGCATCTCGTGGCCGCCCTTGTGGACGATCAGGTGTCCTTCGATGGGGTAGCCCGCAAGGGCGAGGTCGCCCACGGCGTCGAGTATCTTGTGACGCACCATCTCGCCGGGCATCCTTAGCCCCTCGGGATTGACCACCTTGCCCTCGTGAAGGGCGATAGCGTTTTCGAGGCTGGCGCCGCGCGCCTTGCCGATCGCCTTCAGCTTCTCGACGTCGCCCAGAAAGCCGAAGGTGCGAGCCCGGCAAAGCTCCTTCTCGAAGGAGTCGCCGTTGACCTCTATATAGTAGTGCTGGGCGCCGGGGAAGGAGCCCTCGAAATCTATGGAGTAGGTTATCGCGAAGCCGTCGTAGGGGCGAAGGATGCAGAACTTGTCCTTGCACTCGACCCTCACCGGCTTTTTGATTTTGAGGTATTTCCTCGGGGCGGAGAGGGCGCGGAGACCGGCTTCGCGGACCTTTTCGACGTAGGGGGCGGCGCTGCCGTCCAGAATGGGGAATTCGGGGCCGTCTATCTCGATTACGGCGTTGTCTACGCCCAGCGCCCGAAGCGCCGCGAGACAGTGCTCGACGGTGGAGACCGAAGCGCCCTTCGCGCCGAGGACTGTGGCCAGGGTGGTCTCGGTCACGAAGTCAACGCGGGCGGGTATTTCGACGACGGGGTCGAGGTCGGTGCGGAGAATCCGTATCCCTTCGCCCGCGCCCGCCGGACGTATGACGAGGCTTACCGGAGCGCCCGAATGGAGCCCGGCGCCGGTCAGCTCGATTTTGCTTTTTATCGTATTCTGGTAAGGCATGTTCTTTGGTCCGCCTGTGGCCTGCAGCTATTTCACGCAATCTTATGTTTATTTACAAAGCAACAGGCGTGCCAGACGGGCGGCATTTTTTAAAACTCCAAATACGCATACGGATCAAGGCCTTTTAAAAGGGGCTTTTCTGGCGGGGTCTCCGGTGTGGATTTTTTTCCACAACATGGCAAAATCCCGCGTGGAGCGGCAGCGACAAATCGGGAAACCAGACAGGTTCCACCTACGGCAAAGGATTTTGCCGCCGGGCGAGGAGCCCGCAGGGAGCGCGACGCAGACAGTAGCGTGCCTACGGCAAGGAGCGCTCCCGAGTAGCGACAAGGCCCCGCGGCAAAAGCCGAAGCCGTCCTACCCCCCCAGAACCTGATAAAGATACGCCACCAGCATCGTCCCCGT is part of the bacterium genome and harbors:
- a CDS encoding UDP-3-O-acyl-N-acetylglucosamine deacetylase, translated to MPYQNTIKSKIELTGAGLHSGAPVSLVIRPAGAGEGIRILRTDLDPVVEIPARVDFVTETTLATVLGAKGASVSTVEHCLAALRALGVDNAVIEIDGPEFPILDGSAAPYVEKVREAGLRALSAPRKYLKIKKPVRVECKDKFCILRPYDGFAITYSIDFEGSFPGAQHYYIEVNGDSFEKELCRARTFGFLGDVEKLKAIGKARGASLENAIALHEGKVVNPEGLRMPGEMVRHKILDAVGDLALAGYPIEGHLIVHKGGHEMHRRVLAALLANPDAWSLETAVQEVKVIRPRVFESRELLVALVG